The proteins below are encoded in one region of Paraburkholderia aromaticivorans:
- a CDS encoding alpha/beta hydrolase, with protein sequence MQWLPEDEQAFVKDFAGNLPTAEAEMYYAVQPPIGKAITMTKTTVAAWHDKPTWYAVSTDDRTIDPDLQRFVANRMHAHTIELKSSHVSLLSHPTEVAVLILEATGEQK encoded by the coding sequence ATGCAATGGCTGCCTGAAGACGAGCAGGCATTTGTCAAAGACTTCGCCGGCAATCTACCGACGGCTGAAGCCGAAATGTACTACGCGGTTCAGCCGCCGATTGGCAAGGCGATCACGATGACGAAGACGACCGTCGCCGCGTGGCACGACAAGCCGACCTGGTATGCGGTGTCAACCGACGATCGGACCATCGACCCCGATCTGCAACGCTTCGTGGCGAACCGGATGCACGCGCATACGATCGAGCTTAAGTCGAGCCACGTGTCGCTGCTGTCGCATCCGACGGAAGTGGCGGTTCTGATCCTCGAAGCGACCGGCGAGCAGAAGTAA